From Haloglomus litoreum, the proteins below share one genomic window:
- a CDS encoding GbsR/MarR family transcriptional regulator, giving the protein MSDHDDGGGTPEGEPSEAVRNAEERVIEAFARSAEMYGASRSLGRLYGELFFAAEPLSLDDLAERSGYAKSTVSTAMSTLERFHLVQRRSLPNEGKRAFFEAERDFWYVVREFLQNEVRREVTVMTRALDEAAEELADADGERAEHDLERVEQLRSVYDRSERYLDLLASTPVDRLLQLLDHGLGSGRDEG; this is encoded by the coding sequence ATGAGCGACCACGACGACGGTGGCGGCACGCCCGAGGGAGAGCCATCCGAAGCGGTCCGGAACGCCGAGGAACGGGTGATCGAGGCGTTCGCGCGCTCGGCCGAGATGTACGGGGCGAGCCGGAGCCTCGGCCGACTCTACGGGGAGCTGTTCTTCGCGGCGGAACCGCTGTCGCTGGACGACCTCGCCGAGCGAAGCGGTTACGCGAAATCGACGGTCAGCACCGCGATGAGCACGCTGGAGCGGTTCCACCTCGTCCAGCGGCGGTCGCTGCCGAACGAGGGCAAGCGGGCCTTCTTCGAGGCCGAGCGGGACTTCTGGTACGTCGTCCGGGAGTTCCTCCAGAACGAGGTCCGGCGCGAGGTGACGGTGATGACGCGAGCACTCGACGAAGCTGCCGAGGAGCTGGCCGACGCCGACGGCGAGCGGGCCGAGCACGACCTCGAACGGGTCGAACAGCTCCGGTCGGTCTACGACCGCTCCGAGCGCTACCTCGACCTGCTCGCGAGCACGCCCGTCGACCGACTGCTGCAACTGCTCGACCACGGCCTCGGCTCCGGACGCGACGAGGGGTGA
- a CDS encoding isoaspartyl peptidase/L-asparaginase, which produces MQVIVHGGAGSPADEPDDRQRVLDEAAVSGSEAATPTEAVVAAVTVLERDERFNAGVGSAVQSDGIPRTDAGLMTDDREVGAACAMPGVRDAAEVARVVAEETPHVQVAGVHAVDLADDFGVETGVDLWTDATRERWAGMDEAAPPATGPAQDHLAWVDRQFGRDDAGTAVPDASEAGSDRDDARDHADGRDHDTVGAVARDHDRFAAATSTGGRWAALAGRVGDVPQVGCGFYCSRAGGASATGAGEDIARVTMARRAVAHLEMGRDAADAADLAVEELADYTGAEAGIIVLDNRGGVGEAYNSDAMQTAVARADSGDGG; this is translated from the coding sequence ATGCAGGTCATCGTCCACGGCGGCGCGGGGAGTCCGGCCGACGAACCCGACGACCGCCAGCGCGTCCTCGACGAGGCAGCCGTGTCCGGGAGCGAGGCGGCCACCCCGACCGAGGCCGTCGTCGCCGCGGTCACCGTCCTCGAGCGCGACGAGCGGTTCAACGCCGGCGTCGGCTCGGCCGTCCAGTCCGACGGCATCCCCCGGACCGATGCGGGCCTGATGACCGACGACCGCGAGGTCGGCGCGGCCTGCGCGATGCCCGGGGTCCGTGACGCCGCCGAGGTGGCGCGGGTCGTGGCCGAGGAGACGCCCCACGTGCAGGTCGCGGGCGTCCACGCAGTCGACCTCGCCGACGACTTCGGCGTCGAGACCGGGGTCGACCTCTGGACCGACGCGACCCGGGAGCGGTGGGCGGGGATGGACGAGGCCGCGCCGCCCGCGACCGGCCCCGCCCAGGATCACCTCGCCTGGGTGGACCGGCAGTTCGGCCGGGACGACGCGGGGACCGCCGTCCCGGACGCGAGCGAGGCGGGCTCGGACAGGGATGATGCCCGGGACCACGCGGACGGCCGCGACCACGACACCGTCGGTGCGGTCGCGCGCGACCACGACCGCTTCGCGGCCGCCACCTCGACCGGCGGCCGGTGGGCCGCACTCGCCGGGCGGGTGGGCGACGTGCCACAGGTCGGCTGTGGGTTCTACTGCTCCCGGGCCGGCGGCGCCTCGGCGACGGGCGCGGGCGAGGACATCGCGCGGGTGACGATGGCCCGCCGGGCGGTCGCGCACCTGGAGATGGGGCGGGACGCGGCCGACGCGGCCGACCTCGCCGTCGAGGAGCTGGCCGACTACACCGGCGCCGAGGCGGGGATCATCGTCCTCGACAACCGCGGCGGCGTCGGCGAGGCGTACAACAGCGACGCGATGCAGACCGCGGTGGCCCGTGCCGATAGCGGCGACGGGGGTTGA
- a CDS encoding ATPase, T2SS/T4P/T4SS family, with the protein MLDDLASLLGDDGPEELDGCGCDPELAGGSGPRRTGTGGEVLRVDASNCPGEGRLEDDPDCRATAVDAVAGGDVRAIRTQAEGIARWYEGRGVALLVAAGRFAETVRTRDPALANRARRDPLEVAAEAAGRSGPVSRAAAESGLLAVAEDAPDTLLEPLVGPSITRSLATRAPPEAGVLADRYELDTGAVVRLYDQPGTDVPRRYHVEPPALRFSADTLAVLSAARELLEAEAEGPTAAVETALDRATESGATGAPQVETGTATLATALEKHTRATGILVDLFSDPAVSDVFATAPVVETPLRVRRDDETMTTNLRLTRAGAAVLAGRFRRESGRAFARASPTLAATMTIAGRRIRVSGVTGPVSDGHAFALRAHDREAWRLRDLVANGTVPPPVAGLLSLAVERGVACLVTGERGAGKTTLLGALLWELPATARTVVVEDTPELPTAALREAGRDVQTLRVGEGGEAGSEVTAAEALRTALRLGESALVVGEIRGEEAAVLYEAMRVGAGGAAVLGTVHGDGAATVRERMVSDLGVPESSFADTDLLVTVGARETAGNRERQVRRVEEVRRTDDGAAFEPLYESVDGSLTATERLESGTSTLVEGLRTPAESYRETLAAATERGETLAEDSAANPPSSPTEGRQ; encoded by the coding sequence ATGCTGGACGACCTGGCGTCGCTGCTCGGTGACGACGGCCCGGAGGAACTCGACGGGTGTGGCTGCGACCCGGAGCTGGCCGGGGGAAGCGGCCCCCGACGCACGGGCACGGGTGGCGAGGTGCTCCGCGTGGACGCGTCGAACTGTCCGGGGGAGGGCCGGCTCGAGGACGACCCGGACTGTCGCGCGACCGCCGTCGACGCGGTCGCTGGCGGGGACGTGCGGGCCATCCGAACCCAGGCCGAGGGCATCGCCCGGTGGTACGAGGGGCGGGGGGTCGCCCTGCTCGTCGCCGCCGGACGGTTCGCCGAGACGGTACGGACGCGTGACCCGGCACTCGCCAACAGGGCACGACGCGACCCACTGGAGGTGGCAGCCGAGGCCGCCGGCCGCTCGGGGCCAGTGAGCCGTGCCGCCGCCGAGAGCGGCCTGCTCGCAGTCGCCGAGGACGCCCCCGACACCCTGCTCGAGCCGCTCGTCGGCCCCAGCATCACGCGGTCGCTCGCCACACGGGCGCCGCCCGAGGCGGGTGTGCTCGCGGACCGCTACGAACTGGACACCGGAGCCGTCGTCCGCCTCTACGACCAGCCCGGGACCGACGTGCCGCGTCGCTACCACGTCGAGCCGCCGGCGCTCCGGTTCTCCGCGGACACCCTCGCCGTCCTGTCGGCGGCACGGGAGCTGCTGGAGGCCGAGGCCGAGGGGCCGACTGCCGCCGTGGAGACCGCGCTGGATCGGGCCACCGAGAGCGGCGCCACTGGCGCGCCACAGGTCGAGACGGGGACGGCCACGCTCGCGACGGCGCTCGAGAAGCACACACGCGCGACCGGAATCCTCGTCGACCTGTTCAGCGACCCGGCCGTCTCCGACGTCTTCGCCACCGCACCTGTCGTCGAGACACCGCTCCGGGTCCGGCGCGACGACGAGACGATGACCACGAACCTCCGGTTGACCCGGGCGGGGGCGGCGGTCCTGGCCGGCCGGTTCCGACGGGAGTCCGGGCGGGCGTTCGCCCGGGCCTCGCCGACGCTGGCCGCGACGATGACCATCGCCGGGCGCCGCATCAGGGTCTCGGGGGTCACCGGACCCGTCAGCGACGGGCACGCGTTCGCGCTGCGGGCCCACGACCGGGAGGCGTGGCGACTCCGCGACCTCGTGGCAAACGGGACCGTTCCGCCCCCCGTCGCGGGGCTGCTCTCGCTCGCCGTCGAGCGGGGGGTGGCCTGCCTCGTCACCGGCGAGCGCGGCGCGGGGAAGACGACGCTGCTGGGTGCGCTGCTGTGGGAGCTCCCGGCCACGGCCCGGACCGTCGTCGTGGAGGACACTCCGGAACTCCCGACGGCGGCCCTCCGCGAGGCCGGGCGTGACGTACAGACCCTGCGCGTCGGGGAGGGCGGCGAGGCGGGGAGCGAGGTGACGGCGGCCGAGGCACTCCGGACGGCACTCCGACTCGGCGAGAGTGCGCTCGTCGTCGGGGAGATACGGGGGGAGGAGGCCGCCGTACTGTACGAGGCGATGCGTGTCGGCGCCGGCGGCGCGGCCGTCCTCGGGACCGTCCACGGTGACGGGGCCGCGACCGTCCGCGAGCGGATGGTCTCGGACCTGGGCGTCCCGGAGTCGTCGTTCGCCGACACGGACCTGCTCGTGACCGTCGGCGCCCGCGAGACGGCCGGGAATCGGGAGCGGCAGGTCCGACGGGTGGAGGAGGTCCGCCGAACCGACGACGGCGCGGCCTTCGAACCGCTGTACGAGTCCGTTGACGGCTCGCTCACCGCCACGGAACGGCTCGAATCGGGCACCAGCACGCTCGTCGAGGGCCTGCGAACCCCGGCGGAATCCTACCGGGAGACGCTCGCGGCCGCCACCGAGCGCGGCGAGACGCTGGCCGAGGACTCGGCTGCGAACCCGCCATCCAGCCCGACGGAGGGGAGACAGTGA
- a CDS encoding transcription initiation factor IIB, whose translation MSRPTRQRERSRADEGEQTESEGTRTCPECSSESVVKSADRGELICEDCGLVIEEDQIDPGPEWRAFNHSERQQKSRVGAPTTQTMHDKGLTTQIDWKNKDAYGRSISSEKRSQMNRLRKWQERIRTKDAGERNLQFALSEVDRMASALGVPRSVREVASVTYRRCLDDDLIRGRSIEGVATAVLYAACRQEGIPRSLEEISDVSRVERKEIGRTYRYISQELGLEMEPVDPKQYVPRFCSELELSEEVKGKAEEIITETAEQGLLSGKSPTGYAAAAIYAASLLCNEKKTQREVADVAQVTEVTIRNRYQEQIEAMGLAA comes from the coding sequence ATGTCACGGCCCACACGGCAGCGCGAGCGCAGCCGCGCCGACGAGGGGGAGCAAACGGAGTCAGAGGGGACGCGGACCTGTCCCGAGTGTTCGTCCGAGAGTGTCGTCAAGAGCGCCGACCGCGGGGAACTCATCTGCGAGGACTGCGGCCTGGTCATCGAGGAGGACCAGATCGATCCCGGGCCGGAGTGGCGCGCGTTCAACCACTCCGAGCGTCAGCAGAAGTCCCGCGTCGGCGCGCCGACGACGCAGACGATGCACGACAAGGGGCTGACCACGCAGATCGACTGGAAGAACAAGGACGCCTACGGGCGCTCTATCTCCTCGGAGAAGCGCTCCCAGATGAACCGGCTCCGGAAGTGGCAGGAGCGCATCCGGACGAAGGACGCCGGCGAGCGTAACCTCCAGTTCGCCCTGAGCGAGGTCGACCGGATGGCGAGCGCGCTGGGCGTCCCACGCTCCGTCCGCGAGGTCGCCTCGGTCACCTACCGGCGCTGCCTCGACGACGACCTCATCCGTGGCCGCTCCATCGAGGGCGTCGCGACGGCCGTACTGTACGCCGCCTGCCGACAGGAGGGCATCCCGCGCTCGCTCGAGGAGATCAGCGACGTCTCCCGCGTCGAGCGCAAGGAGATCGGCCGCACCTACCGATACATCTCACAGGAGCTCGGGCTGGAGATGGAGCCGGTCGACCCCAAGCAGTACGTCCCGCGGTTCTGCTCGGAGCTCGAACTCTCCGAGGAGGTCAAGGGGAAGGCCGAGGAGATCATCACCGAGACCGCCGAGCAGGGCCTCCTCTCGGGCAAGTCCCCGACGGGCTACGCCGCTGCTGCCATCTACGCCGCCTCGCTGCTCTGCAACGAGAAGAAGACCCAGCGCGAGGTGGCCGACGTGGCACAGGTGACGGAGGTCACCATCCGCAACCGCTATCAGGAGCAGATCGAGGCGATGGGGCTCGCTGCCTGA
- a CDS encoding DUF7311 family protein, translating into MTGALRVVLAVLLTAALLGTGLPAAERAGETRTATRLDGTAARLATAAARLAARNDPTRSGAARRTIRLRVPPDGRLRIGHDTLAWRVDDGAWHRQRPSPDLVAEHGRLTLAPGHHRLRLSLRLRYGTAVVGVTPLPGD; encoded by the coding sequence ATGACCGGCGCGCTGCGCGTGGTGCTCGCGGTGCTGCTCACGGCGGCGCTCCTCGGTACCGGGCTCCCGGCCGCCGAACGGGCCGGGGAGACCCGGACCGCGACCCGACTCGACGGGACGGCGGCGCGACTCGCGACCGCGGCGGCGCGACTCGCGGCACGCAACGATCCGACGCGGAGCGGCGCCGCCCGACGGACCATCCGCCTCCGTGTGCCGCCGGATGGCCGCCTGCGTATCGGCCACGACACGCTGGCGTGGCGAGTGGACGATGGGGCGTGGCACCGGCAGCGCCCCTCGCCGGACCTCGTGGCCGAACACGGCCGTCTCACGCTCGCTCCGGGGCACCATCGACTCCGGCTGTCGCTCCGGCTCCGGTACGGGACGGCGGTCGTCGGCGTGACCCCGCTCCCCGGAGATTGA
- the rnhA gene encoding ribonuclease HI, giving the protein MPVVECDPSEARERLAAAGVTVASGNTEHELWRAEHGGATAVAYDGKVVVQGGSPQRLVGLLRGSGGRAHVYFDGACRGNPGPAALGYAIVTGDGIAAEGGETIGRATNNQAEYHALVRALEVAADFGFDEVHVRGDSELIVKQVKGAWNTNDPELRELRVRARELLDRFDEWTLEHVPREINERADKLANEALDDA; this is encoded by the coding sequence ATGCCCGTTGTCGAGTGCGACCCGTCGGAGGCCCGCGAGCGGCTGGCGGCAGCCGGCGTCACTGTCGCGTCGGGGAACACCGAGCACGAACTGTGGCGGGCCGAACACGGCGGCGCGACCGCCGTCGCCTACGACGGGAAGGTGGTCGTCCAGGGTGGCTCCCCCCAGCGGCTGGTCGGGCTCCTGCGCGGGAGCGGCGGCCGCGCGCACGTCTACTTCGACGGCGCCTGCCGGGGGAATCCGGGCCCCGCAGCCCTCGGCTACGCCATCGTCACCGGCGACGGCATCGCGGCCGAGGGCGGCGAGACCATCGGCCGCGCGACGAACAACCAGGCCGAGTACCACGCCCTCGTCCGGGCGCTGGAGGTGGCCGCCGACTTCGGCTTCGACGAGGTCCACGTCCGCGGGGACTCGGAACTCATCGTCAAGCAGGTGAAGGGTGCGTGGAACACGAACGACCCCGAACTGCGCGAACTGCGGGTGCGGGCGCGGGAGTTGCTCGACCGGTTCGACGAGTGGACGCTGGAGCACGTTCCGCGGGAGATAAACGAGCGTGCCGACAAGTTGGCGAACGAAGCACTCGATGACGCCTGA
- a CDS encoding DUF7108 family protein has protein sequence MTPEDSHTGGAERADDPGGATSDGATHGNGEDASAGGEELPREVVDEAERLTRLERDAVDGNEAAAYRERRDDLLAGHGYTSRIRGENTEETLVLHPSEWVVDGSVHPDRIEDIDRGIEIPLEGAGDADDWDAVDEHNASVAERVADAHGEVHGANARAFATFMSNHYARPVEEATGRMREEFLTEYFPRNAWPDEAQRAAVEESLELVVAAADET, from the coding sequence ATGACGCCTGAGGACAGCCACACCGGCGGAGCCGAGCGAGCGGACGACCCGGGCGGCGCGACCAGCGACGGAGCCACTCACGGGAACGGGGAGGACGCTTCGGCGGGGGGTGAGGAACTCCCCCGCGAGGTCGTCGACGAGGCCGAGCGACTGACCCGGCTCGAACGTGACGCCGTCGACGGGAACGAGGCCGCGGCCTACCGGGAGCGGCGGGACGACCTGCTCGCCGGCCACGGGTACACGTCGCGCATCCGCGGCGAGAACACCGAGGAGACGCTCGTCTTGCACCCCTCGGAGTGGGTCGTGGACGGGAGCGTCCACCCGGACCGCATCGAGGATATCGACCGCGGTATCGAGATCCCGCTGGAGGGCGCGGGCGACGCGGACGACTGGGACGCCGTCGACGAGCACAACGCCTCGGTCGCCGAGCGGGTGGCCGACGCCCACGGCGAGGTCCACGGGGCGAACGCGCGGGCGTTCGCGACCTTCATGAGCAACCACTACGCCCGCCCGGTCGAGGAGGCGACCGGACGGATGCGCGAGGAGTTCCTGACCGAGTACTTTCCCCGGAACGCCTGGCCGGACGAGGCCCAGCGCGCCGCCGTCGAGGAGTCCCTGGAGCTGGTGGTGGCGGCTGCCGACGAGACGTGA
- a CDS encoding ABC transporter ATP-binding protein gives MKRSTDATGSPGVMDEATGERRTDEVVLRAESIEKAYGSSLPFRERVEVLTGAELTVRAGELVGVVGANGSGKSTLLRILVGDLAADTGTVSVSGRVGWCPQESRLYDRLTVRETFDLFGEAYGLDDETVAEARDRLADRLDFERYLDRRIDRLSGGNRQKVNLAVALLHDPDVLVLDEPYTGFDWETYLAFWDLTDDLRERGTATVIVSHFVEERERFDRVLELVDGRLRTDEDPGPGSGSGEPSATSRHEAATDGAAPGPEVSADGDR, from the coding sequence GTGAAGCGTTCGACCGACGCGACCGGCTCGCCGGGCGTGATGGACGAGGCGACCGGGGAGCGCAGGACGGACGAGGTGGTCCTCCGCGCCGAGAGCATCGAGAAGGCGTACGGGTCCTCGCTCCCGTTCCGGGAGCGGGTCGAGGTGCTGACGGGTGCGGAGCTGACCGTCCGTGCGGGTGAACTGGTCGGTGTCGTCGGCGCGAACGGCAGCGGGAAGTCGACGCTCCTGCGCATCCTCGTGGGCGACCTCGCGGCGGATACGGGCACCGTCTCCGTCTCGGGTCGCGTCGGGTGGTGTCCCCAGGAGTCCCGGCTCTACGACCGGCTGACCGTGCGCGAGACGTTCGACCTGTTCGGCGAGGCGTACGGGCTCGACGACGAGACGGTGGCCGAGGCGAGGGACCGGCTCGCAGACCGGCTGGACTTCGAGCGCTACCTCGACCGCCGCATCGACCGGCTCAGCGGCGGCAACCGGCAGAAGGTGAACCTCGCCGTGGCGCTGCTCCACGACCCGGACGTGCTCGTCCTGGACGAGCCGTACACGGGGTTCGACTGGGAGACCTACCTCGCGTTCTGGGACCTGACCGACGATCTCCGGGAGCGCGGGACGGCCACGGTCATCGTCTCGCACTTCGTCGAGGAGCGCGAGCGCTTCGACCGCGTCCTCGAACTGGTCGACGGCCGACTCCGGACCGACGAGGACCCGGGACCCGGCTCCGGGAGCGGCGAGCCTTCGGCCACCAGCCGGCACGAGGCGGCGACGGATGGGGCGGCCCCGGGGCCGGAGGTGAGCGCCGATGGCGACCGCTGA
- a CDS encoding inorganic diphosphatase, with product MANLWEDLETGPNPPEEIYAVVECLKGERNKYEYDKDIPGVVLDRVLHSNVHYPSDYGFIPQSYYDDEDPFDVLVLVEDQTFPGCVIEARPVALMKMDDDGEQDDKVIAVPSEDPRYDHIEDLEDITQQQLDEIDEFFATYKNLEEGKEVETLGWEDKQAAHDAIEHAQDLYDEKFD from the coding sequence ATGGCCAACCTGTGGGAAGACCTCGAGACCGGCCCGAATCCACCGGAAGAGATCTACGCAGTCGTGGAGTGTCTGAAGGGTGAGCGCAACAAGTACGAGTACGACAAGGACATCCCCGGTGTCGTCCTCGACCGTGTCCTCCACTCGAACGTCCACTACCCCTCCGACTACGGCTTCATCCCGCAGTCGTACTACGACGACGAGGACCCCTTCGACGTGCTCGTCCTCGTCGAGGACCAGACGTTCCCGGGCTGTGTCATCGAGGCCCGTCCGGTCGCGCTGATGAAGATGGACGACGACGGCGAGCAGGACGACAAGGTCATCGCCGTCCCCTCGGAGGACCCCCGCTACGACCACATCGAGGACCTCGAGGACATCACGCAGCAGCAGCTCGACGAGATCGACGAGTTCTTCGCGACCTACAAGAACCTGGAGGAGGGCAAGGAGGTCGAGACGCTGGGCTGGGAGGACAAGCAGGCCGCCCACGACGCCATCGAGCACGCCCAGGACCTCTACGACGAGAAGTTCGACTAG
- a CDS encoding type II secretion system protein — MTDGSWSRRLLHRALRRTGLQTHLRAARAAGTVPRLVGRMALRARTEPTPEAVAAAGADGDGPLADRLATHVRQARGRGESGLESFAAATADDHPHLARAVRQVGAATGAPAGERRRRLERATETAMQGVEDRSAAAASALDGPVTAVYAFGVLLPLALVGVLPAAATAGVPGGVLLATVVVGYDLLLPGALLGAAGWLLARRPVAFPREPVPASHPARHDGPWRAIAVGAGAGVLAGAVVGLLPPVPGWAAPVAAAGVAGSGLAVHCRPAVTVRERAAAMERALPDALVAVGREVAAGVAVERAIAEAADSLGEPAGGAFEVATERGRRLGCGVETAFLGPGGPVANLPSPRLARAVGTLAQAGRIGPPAGSLLVATGEHLDQLRRLAERTRRETARLTATLANTAAVFGPLVGGTTVALAAGTARRAGGAAGTTLTNRGAPGLGTTLPVADLGLAVGGYVLVLAALLTALATGLRYGMDRARIGYRVGLALPLAATVFCLALVAGSAVV, encoded by the coding sequence GTGACCGACGGTTCGTGGTCTCGTCGGCTGCTCCACCGGGCCCTCCGACGGACGGGGCTGCAGACCCACCTGCGGGCGGCCCGGGCCGCCGGGACCGTGCCACGGCTGGTCGGGCGGATGGCTCTCCGGGCGCGTACCGAGCCGACCCCGGAGGCCGTAGCGGCGGCCGGCGCGGACGGTGACGGCCCGCTCGCTGACCGGCTGGCGACACACGTCCGGCAGGCACGGGGCCGTGGGGAGTCTGGCCTGGAGTCCTTCGCTGCGGCGACGGCCGACGACCACCCACATCTGGCGCGGGCCGTCCGACAGGTCGGAGCCGCCACCGGCGCTCCGGCCGGGGAGCGCCGGCGGCGACTGGAACGCGCGACCGAGACGGCCATGCAGGGCGTCGAGGACCGGAGCGCGGCCGCCGCATCGGCACTCGACGGTCCCGTGACGGCGGTGTACGCGTTCGGCGTGTTGCTCCCGCTCGCACTCGTCGGCGTCCTCCCGGCCGCCGCGACCGCCGGCGTCCCCGGTGGGGTCCTGCTCGCGACCGTCGTGGTCGGCTACGACCTCCTCCTGCCCGGTGCGCTCCTCGGGGCGGCCGGCTGGCTGCTGGCACGCCGACCGGTCGCCTTCCCGCGCGAGCCGGTCCCGGCATCACATCCAGCACGCCACGACGGACCGTGGAGAGCCATCGCTGTGGGTGCCGGTGCCGGCGTCCTCGCGGGGGCGGTCGTCGGACTGCTCCCACCAGTTCCGGGATGGGCGGCACCGGTCGCGGCGGCCGGGGTTGCCGGCAGCGGCCTCGCGGTGCACTGCCGTCCGGCGGTCACGGTCAGGGAGCGTGCCGCGGCGATGGAGCGGGCGCTCCCGGACGCGCTGGTCGCGGTCGGCCGCGAGGTCGCCGCCGGGGTCGCGGTCGAGCGGGCCATCGCTGAGGCTGCCGACTCCCTCGGCGAGCCCGCCGGCGGGGCCTTCGAGGTGGCAACCGAACGCGGCCGGCGGCTCGGTTGCGGCGTCGAAACAGCGTTCCTCGGCCCCGGTGGCCCCGTCGCGAACCTGCCGAGCCCTCGCCTCGCTCGGGCGGTCGGGACCCTCGCGCAGGCCGGACGGATCGGGCCGCCGGCGGGCAGCCTGCTCGTCGCGACGGGCGAGCACCTCGACCAGCTCCGGCGGCTGGCCGAGCGGACCCGGCGGGAGACCGCACGCCTGACCGCCACGCTCGCCAACACGGCCGCGGTGTTCGGGCCGCTCGTGGGCGGCACGACCGTCGCGCTCGCGGCCGGAACCGCCCGCCGGGCGGGCGGGGCGGCGGGAACGACGCTGACGAATCGCGGGGCGCCGGGGCTCGGGACCACTCTCCCGGTGGCCGACCTCGGCCTGGCGGTCGGCGGGTACGTCCTCGTGCTGGCGGCCCTCCTGACGGCGCTCGCGACGGGGCTGCGGTACGGGATGGACCGCGCCAGGATCGGCTACCGGGTCGGGCTGGCGCTGCCACTCGCGGCGACGGTGTTCTGCCTGGCACTCGTCGCCGGGTCGGCGGTGGTGTGA
- a CDS encoding alkaline phosphatase family protein has translation MGLFDRLRGDDGPRVAFFGIDGVPYSLITDNPDTFPNLTELAAEGSAGAIDSIVPPESSACWPALTTGVNPGETGVYGFQDRENGSYDTYVPMGRDVRATRIWDRVENADRRASVLNVPVTFPPQRDIQRMVSGFLSPGVEKAAYPDDLREYLEANDYRIDVNAKLGHQDDKAEFMEDAHRTIDARFEAFKHYIAEDDWDLFFGVFMTTDRVNHFLFGDYEAGEEASPEDFEYFLEFYEKVDRYLGELRGMLDEDTTMMVASDHGFTTLDYEVHCNAWLEEEGWLEYDTDDHDELGDISEEARAYSLIPGRFYLNLEGREPNGGVPQDEYEATRAELKEALENLTGPNGEPVADRVVTKEEAYRGAHDDIAPDLTVVPNHGFDLKSGFKGHEEVFDTGPRNGMHSFDNACLFVDDPDCPVEDADLFDIGPTVLDLMDIDYNRPEFDGRSLVQQ, from the coding sequence ATGGGTCTGTTCGACCGACTGCGCGGAGACGACGGGCCGCGCGTCGCCTTCTTCGGTATCGACGGGGTTCCGTATAGCCTCATCACGGACAACCCCGACACCTTCCCGAACCTGACGGAGCTGGCGGCCGAGGGGAGTGCCGGGGCCATCGACAGCATCGTCCCGCCGGAGTCCAGCGCCTGCTGGCCCGCGCTCACGACGGGCGTCAACCCCGGCGAGACCGGAGTGTACGGCTTCCAGGACCGCGAGAACGGCTCGTACGACACCTACGTCCCGATGGGCCGTGACGTGCGTGCCACGCGCATCTGGGACCGCGTCGAGAACGCCGACCGTCGGGCGTCCGTGCTGAACGTCCCCGTCACGTTCCCGCCCCAGCGCGACATCCAGCGGATGGTGAGCGGCTTCCTCTCGCCCGGCGTCGAGAAGGCCGCCTACCCCGACGACCTCCGCGAGTACCTGGAGGCCAACGATTACCGCATCGACGTGAACGCCAAGCTCGGCCACCAGGACGACAAGGCCGAGTTCATGGAGGACGCCCACCGGACCATCGACGCCCGGTTCGAAGCGTTCAAGCACTACATCGCCGAGGACGACTGGGACCTCTTCTTCGGCGTCTTCATGACGACCGACCGGGTCAACCACTTCCTCTTCGGCGACTACGAGGCCGGCGAGGAGGCCTCCCCGGAGGACTTCGAGTACTTCCTGGAGTTCTACGAGAAGGTCGACCGCTATCTCGGCGAGCTCCGCGGGATGTTGGACGAGGACACGACCATGATGGTCGCCTCCGACCACGGGTTCACGACGCTCGACTACGAGGTTCACTGCAACGCCTGGCTCGAGGAGGAGGGCTGGCTCGAGTACGACACCGACGACCACGACGAACTCGGCGACATCTCCGAGGAGGCGCGGGCCTACTCGCTCATCCCCGGGCGCTTCTACCTCAACCTGGAGGGTCGCGAGCCGAACGGCGGCGTGCCACAGGACGAGTACGAGGCGACCCGTGCCGAACTGAAGGAGGCGCTCGAGAACCTGACCGGGCCGAACGGCGAGCCGGTCGCCGACCGTGTCGTCACGAAGGAGGAGGCCTATCGGGGCGCCCACGACGACATCGCGCCCGACCTGACGGTGGTCCCGAACCACGGGTTCGACCTCAAGTCCGGCTTCAAGGGCCACGAGGAGGTCTTCGACACCGGCCCGCGCAACGGGATGCACTCGTTCGACAACGCCTGCCTGTTCGTCGACGACCCGGACTGCCCCGTCGAGGACGCCGACCTGTTCGACATCGGCCCGACGGTGCTGGACCTGATGGACATCGACTACAACCGACCGGAGTTCGACGGCCGCAGCCTCGTCCAGCAGTAA